In the Caenorhabditis elegans chromosome X genome, one interval contains:
- the F49E2.5 gene encoding Nucleolar protein 16 (Confirmed by transcript evidence): MRSPKSVRRPHIRQQLTNRRKNLGRVAKSQRNQFRQWLLTAVLPNSINDQRKEAFASLELTEQPQQVEKVKKSEKKKAQKQIAKDHEAEQKVNAKKAAEKEARRAEAEAKKRAAQEEEHKQWKAEQERIQKEQEKKEADLKKLQAEKKKEKAVKAEKAEKAEKTKKASTPAPVEEEIVVKKVANDRSAAPAPEPKTPTNTPAEPAEQVQEITGKKNKKNKKKSESEATAAPASVEQVVEQPKVVTEEPHQQAAPQEKKNKKNKRKSESENVPAASETPVEPVVETTPPASENQKKNKKDKKKSESEKVVEEPVQAEAPKSKKPTADDNMDFLDFVTAKEEPKDEPAETPAAPVEEVVENVVENVVEKKVEKPVAPVSKKPTADDNMDFLDFVTAKPEKTESVEEHIEAPMIVEPVHAENETAAAAGGKKKNKKNKNKKNSESESTPAAEPVKEVTPEIVEEVFEKKTITPSTAAAAAPAPGSKKNKKNKKNSESESAPAAEPVKEVTPEIVEEVFEKKTVTPSTEAAAAPASASKKNKKNKKGSGISESHDTAPAPTVEIPQTTEGGKGSPGSDKENSGSAVNGSAKKQMSVEELDYGVPGQTTDTTTDKKNKKKNKKGKNSNSISENAQVIAHLEQDHLDQMADDEVQAITGAAGSHSPPIQVHEVTSSEQHSNGVEKNTTIEITQAVDGTDMSQTQFQKNVEKLVQATLAKHDIVEIDPTVKLRIDAQLIKLSEKKAPAVVMEHVNYIKPLPMELHVSRPSTPSRDRVYKLLPKDIIFCAGLMDSHGENYAAMAADERNIFKDTSRALQRKIRIFKESPHYHTYLRAKEENRPIEEVIAEAQH, translated from the exons ATGAGGTCTCCAAAATCAGTGAGACGTCCACACATCAGACAGCAACTGACGAACCGCAGAAAGAATCTGGGACGAGTGGCCAAGTCACAACGCAACCAATTCCGTCAATG GCTTCTTACTGCTGTACTTCCAAACTCTATCAACGATCAGCGTAAAGAAGCTTTTGCCTCTCTCGAGCTCACCGAGCAGCCACAGCAA GTTGAGAAGGTCAAGAagtccgagaaaaagaaggcCCAAAAGCAGATTGCTAAGGATCATGAAGCTGAACAAAAGGTGAACGCCAAGAAGGCCGCCGAGAAGGAAGCCCGACGTGCCGAAGCGGAAGCCAAAAAACGTGCTGCTCAAGAAGAGGAACACAAGCAATGGAAAGCCGAGCAAGAAAGAATTCAGAAGGAACAGGAAAAGAAAGAAGCTGATTTGAAGAAACTCCAAGccgaaaagaaaaaggaaaaggcTGTTAAAGCGGAGAAGGCCGAGAAAGCCGAGAAAACTAAAAAGGCCAGCACTCCAGCTCCAGTGGAAGAAGAAATTGTAGTCAAAAAGGTTGCCAACGACCGATCCGCAGCACCAGCCCCAGAACCAAAAACCCCAACAAACACTCCAGCAGAGCCAGCCGAACAGGTTCAAGAG ATCACcggaaaaaagaacaagaagaacaagaagaagagTGAGAGCGAAGCAACCGCGGCCCCAGCTTCTGTCGAGCAAGTTGTTGAGCAGCCAAAGGTTGTAACGGAAGAGCCACATCAGCAGGCTGCACCACaggaaaagaagaacaaaaagaaCAAGAGAAAGAGTGAAAGTGAGAATGTTCCAGCTGCCTCGGAAACTCCTGTTGAGCCAGTTGTTGAG ACCACCCCACCAGCTTCTGAAaaccaaaagaaaaataagaaagataAGAAGAAGAGTGAGAGTGAGAAAGTTGTTGAAGAACCTGTCCAGGCTGAGGCTCCAAAGTCGAAAAAGCCAACTGCCGATGACAACATGGACTTCTTGGACTTCGTGACTGCGAAGGAAGAACCCAAAGATGAACCTGCGGAGACTCCAGCTGCTCCAGTGGAGGAAGTTGTTGAGAACGTAGTTGAGAACGTAGTTGAGAAG aagGTCGAGAAACCAGTTGCTCCAGTATCCAAAAAGCCAACTGCTGATGATAATATGGACTTTTTGGATTTCGTCACTGCCAAACCAGAG aaaaccgaGTCCGTTGAAGAGCACATTGAAGCTCCAATGATTGTTGAACCAGTTCATGCTGAAAATGAG ACCGCTGCCGCTGCAGgtggaaagaagaagaacaagaaaaataagaataagaAGAATAGCGAAAGTGAATCCACCCCAGCTGCCGAGCCAGTCAAGGAAGTCACTCCAGAAATTGTTGAGGAAGTGtttgaaaagaaaaccatCACTCCAAGTACTGCAGCTGCCGCTGCTCCAGCACCAGGTTCAAAG aagaacaagaagaacaagaagaacAGCGAGAGTGAATCCGCCCCAGCTGCCGAGCCAGTCAAGGAAGTCACCCCAGAGATTGTTGAGgaagtgtttgaaaaaaaaaccgttacACCAAGCACTGAAGCTGCAGCTGCTCCAGCATCAGCTTCAAAG aagaacaagaagaacAAGAAAGGATCCGGAATCTCCGAGTCTCACGACACTGCCCCAGCTCCAACTGTTGAAATTCCACAGACAACCGAAGGAGGAAAGGGATCCCCAGGAAGTGATaaggaaaattctggaagtgCCGTCAATGGATCCGCCAAAAAGCAAATGTCTGTTGAGGAGCTCGACTACGGAGTTCCAGGCCAAACAACCGATACAACCACTGAcaagaagaacaagaagaagaataagaaggGAAAGAACTCTAACTCAATATCGGAAAATGCTCAGGTGATTGCTCACCTCGAGCAAGATCACCTGGATCAAATGGCTGACGATGAGGTACAGGCCATCACAGGAGCTGCTGGATCTCATTCCCCACCAATTCAAGTTCATGAAGTAACTAGCTCAGAACAACACTCCAACGGAG ttgagaAAAACACTACAATCGAAATCACTCAAGCTGTTGACGGAACCGATATGTCCCAGACTCAATTCCAGAAGAATGTTGAGAAACTCGTTCAGGCTACGCTTGCCAAGCATGACATTGTAGAAATTGACCCAACCGTG AAACTGCGCATCGATGCCCAACTCATCAAGCTGTCGGAGAAAAAGGCGCCTGCTGTTGTGATGGAACACGTCAACTACATCAAGCCATTGCCAATGGAACTTCACGTCTCTCGACCATCG actccaAGCCGCGACCGTGTCTACAAACTTCTGCCAAAGGATATTATTTTCTGTGCAGGACTCATGGACTCTCACGGTGAAAACTACGCT GCTATGGCTGCCGATGAACGTAACATCTTCAAGGACACCTCACGCGCACTTCAAAGAAAGATCCGCATTTTCAAg GAATCCCCACACTACCACACCTATCTCCGTGCAAAGGAGGAAAACCGTCCGATCGAGGAGGTCATTGCTGAGGCACAACACTAA
- the F49E2.5 gene encoding Nucleolar protein 16 (Confirmed by transcript evidence): protein MRSPKSVRRPHIRQQLTNRRKNLGRVAKSQRNQFRQWLLTAVLPNSINDQRKEAFASLELTEQPQQVEKVKKSEKKKAQKQIAKDHEAEQKVNAKKAAEKEARRAEAEAKKRAAQEEEHKQWKAEQERIQKEQEKKEADLKKLQAEKKKEKAVKAEKAEKAEKTKKASTPAPVEEEIVVKKVANDRSAAPAPEPKTPTNTPAEPAEQVQEITGKKNKKNKKKSESEATAAPASVEQVVEQPKVVTEEPHQQAAPQEKKNKKNKRKSESENVPAASETPVEPVVESTTPPATENKKKNKKDKKKSESEKVTEQPVESAPAPPQVEQVVETTPPASENKKKNKKDKKKSESEKAVEEPVQAAPSSKKPTADDSMDFLDFVTAKPDRSEVAAPVEVAKVDESTAVTSENRKKNKKDKKKSESEKAVEEPVQAAPTSKKPTADDSMDFLDFVTAKEERVEEVAPVQEQVKEQKKVEKPVAPVSKKPTADDNMDFLDFVTAKPEKTESVEEHIEAPMIVEPVHAENEVDSDVALDSFEIIDAQEVAELVSAPEMTVEETAAAAGGKKKNKKNKNKKNSESESTPAAEPVKEVTPEIVEEVFEKKTITPSTAAAAAPAPGSKKNKKNKKNSESESAPAAEPVKEVTPEIVEEVFEKKTVTPSTEAAAAPASASKKNKKNKKGSGISESHDTAPAPTVEIPQTTEGGKGSPGSDKENSGSAVNGSAKKQMSVEELDYGVPGQTTDTTTDKKNKKKNKKGKNSNSISENAQVIAHLEQDHLDQMADDEVQAITGAAGSHSPPIQVHEVTSSEQHSNGVEKNTTIEITQAVDGTDMSQTQFQKNVEKLVQATLAKHDIVEIDPTVKLRIDAQLIKLSEKKAPAVVMEHVNYIKPLPMELHVSRPSTPSRDRVYKLLPKDIIFCAGLMDSHGENYAAMAADERNIFKDTSRALQRKIRIFKESPHYHTYLRAKEENRPIEEVIAEAQH, encoded by the exons ATGAGGTCTCCAAAATCAGTGAGACGTCCACACATCAGACAGCAACTGACGAACCGCAGAAAGAATCTGGGACGAGTGGCCAAGTCACAACGCAACCAATTCCGTCAATG GCTTCTTACTGCTGTACTTCCAAACTCTATCAACGATCAGCGTAAAGAAGCTTTTGCCTCTCTCGAGCTCACCGAGCAGCCACAGCAA GTTGAGAAGGTCAAGAagtccgagaaaaagaaggcCCAAAAGCAGATTGCTAAGGATCATGAAGCTGAACAAAAGGTGAACGCCAAGAAGGCCGCCGAGAAGGAAGCCCGACGTGCCGAAGCGGAAGCCAAAAAACGTGCTGCTCAAGAAGAGGAACACAAGCAATGGAAAGCCGAGCAAGAAAGAATTCAGAAGGAACAGGAAAAGAAAGAAGCTGATTTGAAGAAACTCCAAGccgaaaagaaaaaggaaaaggcTGTTAAAGCGGAGAAGGCCGAGAAAGCCGAGAAAACTAAAAAGGCCAGCACTCCAGCTCCAGTGGAAGAAGAAATTGTAGTCAAAAAGGTTGCCAACGACCGATCCGCAGCACCAGCCCCAGAACCAAAAACCCCAACAAACACTCCAGCAGAGCCAGCCGAACAGGTTCAAGAG ATCACcggaaaaaagaacaagaagaacaagaagaagagTGAGAGCGAAGCAACCGCGGCCCCAGCTTCTGTCGAGCAAGTTGTTGAGCAGCCAAAGGTTGTAACGGAAGAGCCACATCAGCAGGCTGCACCACaggaaaagaagaacaaaaagaaCAAGAGAAAGAGTGAAAGTGAGAATGTTCCAGCTGCCTCGGAAACTCCTGTTGAGCCAGTTGTTGAG AGCACTACCCCACCTGCTACTGAGAACAAGAAAAAGAATAAGAAGGACAAGAAGAAGAGTGAGAGCGAAAAGGTCACTGAGCAACCGGTGGAATCTGCTCCAGCTCCACCACAAGTTGAACAAGTTGTTGAG ACTACCCCACCGgcatctgaaaacaaaaagaaaaataagaaagacaAGAAGAAGAGTGAAAGCGAGAAGGCTGTTGAAGAGCCAGTTCAAGCTGCGCCCTCATCCAAAAAGCCTACTGCTGATGACAGCATGGACTTCTTGGACTTTGTTACTGCTAAACCTGACCGCTCCGAAGTGGCAGCTCCAGTTGAGGTTGCCAAGGTAGATGAATCTACCGCAGTCACCtcagaaaacaggaaaaagaACAAGAAGGACAAGAAAAAGAGTGAGAGTGAAAAAGCAGTTGAGGAGCCAGTTCAGGCTGCTCCAACATCCAAAAAACCAACTGCTGATGATAGCATGGACTTTTTGGATTTCGTAACTGCTAAGGAAGAACGTGTTGAAGAAGTGGCTCCAGTTCAAGAGCAAgtaaaagagcaaaag aagGTCGAGAAACCAGTTGCTCCAGTATCCAAAAAGCCAACTGCTGATGATAATATGGACTTTTTGGATTTCGTCACTGCCAAACCAGAG aaaaccgaGTCCGTTGAAGAGCACATTGAAGCTCCAATGATTGTTGAACCAGTTCATGCTGAAAATGAG gTTGACTCAGACGTGGCACTAGATTCCTTTGAAATAATAGATGCTCAAGAGGTGGCAGAGCTGGTATCTGCACCGGAGATGACTGTTGAGGAG ACCGCTGCCGCTGCAGgtggaaagaagaagaacaagaaaaataagaataagaAGAATAGCGAAAGTGAATCCACCCCAGCTGCCGAGCCAGTCAAGGAAGTCACTCCAGAAATTGTTGAGGAAGTGtttgaaaagaaaaccatCACTCCAAGTACTGCAGCTGCCGCTGCTCCAGCACCAGGTTCAAAG aagaacaagaagaacaagaagaacAGCGAGAGTGAATCCGCCCCAGCTGCCGAGCCAGTCAAGGAAGTCACCCCAGAGATTGTTGAGgaagtgtttgaaaaaaaaaccgttacACCAAGCACTGAAGCTGCAGCTGCTCCAGCATCAGCTTCAAAG aagaacaagaagaacAAGAAAGGATCCGGAATCTCCGAGTCTCACGACACTGCCCCAGCTCCAACTGTTGAAATTCCACAGACAACCGAAGGAGGAAAGGGATCCCCAGGAAGTGATaaggaaaattctggaagtgCCGTCAATGGATCCGCCAAAAAGCAAATGTCTGTTGAGGAGCTCGACTACGGAGTTCCAGGCCAAACAACCGATACAACCACTGAcaagaagaacaagaagaagaataagaaggGAAAGAACTCTAACTCAATATCGGAAAATGCTCAGGTGATTGCTCACCTCGAGCAAGATCACCTGGATCAAATGGCTGACGATGAGGTACAGGCCATCACAGGAGCTGCTGGATCTCATTCCCCACCAATTCAAGTTCATGAAGTAACTAGCTCAGAACAACACTCCAACGGAG ttgagaAAAACACTACAATCGAAATCACTCAAGCTGTTGACGGAACCGATATGTCCCAGACTCAATTCCAGAAGAATGTTGAGAAACTCGTTCAGGCTACGCTTGCCAAGCATGACATTGTAGAAATTGACCCAACCGTG AAACTGCGCATCGATGCCCAACTCATCAAGCTGTCGGAGAAAAAGGCGCCTGCTGTTGTGATGGAACACGTCAACTACATCAAGCCATTGCCAATGGAACTTCACGTCTCTCGACCATCG actccaAGCCGCGACCGTGTCTACAAACTTCTGCCAAAGGATATTATTTTCTGTGCAGGACTCATGGACTCTCACGGTGAAAACTACGCT GCTATGGCTGCCGATGAACGTAACATCTTCAAGGACACCTCACGCGCACTTCAAAGAAAGATCCGCATTTTCAAg GAATCCCCACACTACCACACCTATCTCCGTGCAAAGGAGGAAAACCGTCCGATCGAGGAGGTCATTGCTGAGGCACAACACTAA
- the F49E2.5 gene encoding Nucleolar protein 16 (Confirmed by transcript evidence) produces the protein MRSPKSVRRPHIRQQLTNRRKNLGRVAKSQRNQFRQWLLTAVLPNSINDQRKEAFASLELTEQPQQVEKVKKSEKKKAQKQIAKDHEAEQKVNAKKAAEKEARRAEAEAKKRAAQEEEHKQWKAEQERIQKEQEKKEADLKKLQAEKKKEKAVKAEKAEKAEKTKKASTPAPVEEEIVVKKVANDRSAAPAPEPKTPTNTPAEPAEQVQEITGKKNKKNKKKSESEATAAPASVEQVVEQPKVVTEEPHQQAAPQEKKNKKNKRKSESENVPAASETPVEPVVESTTPPATENKKKNKKDKKKSESEKVTEQPVESAPAPPQVEQVVETTPPASENKKKNKKDKKKSESEKAVEEPVQAAPSSKKPTADDSMDFLDFVTAKPDRSEVAAPVEVAKVDESTAVTSENRKKNKKDKKKSESEKAVEEPVQAAPTSKKPTADDSMDFLDFVTAKEERVEEVAPVQEQVKEQKKSKKSKKTSESESKRPTADDSMDFLDFVTAKPEKPEQVVEEQPVVQEVPKPEEKASKKNKKNKRKSESEKKVEKPVAPVSKKPTADDNMDFLDFVTAKPEKTESVEEHIEAPMIVEPVHAENEVDSDVALDSFEIIDAQEVAELVSAPEMTVEETAAAAGGKKKNKKNKNKKNSESESTPAAEPVKEVTPEIVEEVFEKKTITPSTAAAAAPAPGSKKNKKNKKNSESESAPAAEPVKEVTPEIVEEVFEKKTVTPSTEAAAAPASASKKNKKNKKGSGISESHDTAPAPTVEIPQTTEGGKGSPGSDKENSGSAVNGSAKKQMSVEELDYGVPGQTTDTTTDKKNKKKNKKGKNSNSISENAQVIAHLEQDHLDQMADDEVQAITGAAGSHSPPIQVHEVTSSEQHSNGVEKNTTIEITQAVDGTDMSQTQFQKNVEKLVQATLAKHDIVEIDPTVKLRIDAQLIKLSEKKAPAVVMEHVNYIKPLPMELHVSRPSTPSRDRVYKLLPKDIIFCAGLMDSHGENYAAMAADERNIFKDTSRALQRKIRIFKESPHYHTYLRAKEENRPIEEVIAEAQH, from the exons ATGAGGTCTCCAAAATCAGTGAGACGTCCACACATCAGACAGCAACTGACGAACCGCAGAAAGAATCTGGGACGAGTGGCCAAGTCACAACGCAACCAATTCCGTCAATG GCTTCTTACTGCTGTACTTCCAAACTCTATCAACGATCAGCGTAAAGAAGCTTTTGCCTCTCTCGAGCTCACCGAGCAGCCACAGCAA GTTGAGAAGGTCAAGAagtccgagaaaaagaaggcCCAAAAGCAGATTGCTAAGGATCATGAAGCTGAACAAAAGGTGAACGCCAAGAAGGCCGCCGAGAAGGAAGCCCGACGTGCCGAAGCGGAAGCCAAAAAACGTGCTGCTCAAGAAGAGGAACACAAGCAATGGAAAGCCGAGCAAGAAAGAATTCAGAAGGAACAGGAAAAGAAAGAAGCTGATTTGAAGAAACTCCAAGccgaaaagaaaaaggaaaaggcTGTTAAAGCGGAGAAGGCCGAGAAAGCCGAGAAAACTAAAAAGGCCAGCACTCCAGCTCCAGTGGAAGAAGAAATTGTAGTCAAAAAGGTTGCCAACGACCGATCCGCAGCACCAGCCCCAGAACCAAAAACCCCAACAAACACTCCAGCAGAGCCAGCCGAACAGGTTCAAGAG ATCACcggaaaaaagaacaagaagaacaagaagaagagTGAGAGCGAAGCAACCGCGGCCCCAGCTTCTGTCGAGCAAGTTGTTGAGCAGCCAAAGGTTGTAACGGAAGAGCCACATCAGCAGGCTGCACCACaggaaaagaagaacaaaaagaaCAAGAGAAAGAGTGAAAGTGAGAATGTTCCAGCTGCCTCGGAAACTCCTGTTGAGCCAGTTGTTGAG AGCACTACCCCACCTGCTACTGAGAACAAGAAAAAGAATAAGAAGGACAAGAAGAAGAGTGAGAGCGAAAAGGTCACTGAGCAACCGGTGGAATCTGCTCCAGCTCCACCACAAGTTGAACAAGTTGTTGAG ACTACCCCACCGgcatctgaaaacaaaaagaaaaataagaaagacaAGAAGAAGAGTGAAAGCGAGAAGGCTGTTGAAGAGCCAGTTCAAGCTGCGCCCTCATCCAAAAAGCCTACTGCTGATGACAGCATGGACTTCTTGGACTTTGTTACTGCTAAACCTGACCGCTCCGAAGTGGCAGCTCCAGTTGAGGTTGCCAAGGTAGATGAATCTACCGCAGTCACCtcagaaaacaggaaaaagaACAAGAAGGACAAGAAAAAGAGTGAGAGTGAAAAAGCAGTTGAGGAGCCAGTTCAGGCTGCTCCAACATCCAAAAAACCAACTGCTGATGATAGCATGGACTTTTTGGATTTCGTAACTGCTAAGGAAGAACGTGTTGAAGAAGTGGCTCCAGTTCAAGAGCAAgtaaaagagcaaaag AAATCAAAGAAGTCAAAGAAAACCAGCGAAAGTGAGTCCAAACGTCCAACGGCCGATGACAGCATGGACTTCTTAGACTTTGTGACCGCCAAACCAGAGAAACCAGAACAGGTGGTCGAGGAACAGCCTGTAGTTCAGGAAGTCCCAAAACCCGAGGAGAAG GCTTccaaaaagaataaaaagaaCAAGAGAAAGAGTGAGAGTGAAAAG aagGTCGAGAAACCAGTTGCTCCAGTATCCAAAAAGCCAACTGCTGATGATAATATGGACTTTTTGGATTTCGTCACTGCCAAACCAGAG aaaaccgaGTCCGTTGAAGAGCACATTGAAGCTCCAATGATTGTTGAACCAGTTCATGCTGAAAATGAG gTTGACTCAGACGTGGCACTAGATTCCTTTGAAATAATAGATGCTCAAGAGGTGGCAGAGCTGGTATCTGCACCGGAGATGACTGTTGAGGAG ACCGCTGCCGCTGCAGgtggaaagaagaagaacaagaaaaataagaataagaAGAATAGCGAAAGTGAATCCACCCCAGCTGCCGAGCCAGTCAAGGAAGTCACTCCAGAAATTGTTGAGGAAGTGtttgaaaagaaaaccatCACTCCAAGTACTGCAGCTGCCGCTGCTCCAGCACCAGGTTCAAAG aagaacaagaagaacaagaagaacAGCGAGAGTGAATCCGCCCCAGCTGCCGAGCCAGTCAAGGAAGTCACCCCAGAGATTGTTGAGgaagtgtttgaaaaaaaaaccgttacACCAAGCACTGAAGCTGCAGCTGCTCCAGCATCAGCTTCAAAG aagaacaagaagaacAAGAAAGGATCCGGAATCTCCGAGTCTCACGACACTGCCCCAGCTCCAACTGTTGAAATTCCACAGACAACCGAAGGAGGAAAGGGATCCCCAGGAAGTGATaaggaaaattctggaagtgCCGTCAATGGATCCGCCAAAAAGCAAATGTCTGTTGAGGAGCTCGACTACGGAGTTCCAGGCCAAACAACCGATACAACCACTGAcaagaagaacaagaagaagaataagaaggGAAAGAACTCTAACTCAATATCGGAAAATGCTCAGGTGATTGCTCACCTCGAGCAAGATCACCTGGATCAAATGGCTGACGATGAGGTACAGGCCATCACAGGAGCTGCTGGATCTCATTCCCCACCAATTCAAGTTCATGAAGTAACTAGCTCAGAACAACACTCCAACGGAG ttgagaAAAACACTACAATCGAAATCACTCAAGCTGTTGACGGAACCGATATGTCCCAGACTCAATTCCAGAAGAATGTTGAGAAACTCGTTCAGGCTACGCTTGCCAAGCATGACATTGTAGAAATTGACCCAACCGTG AAACTGCGCATCGATGCCCAACTCATCAAGCTGTCGGAGAAAAAGGCGCCTGCTGTTGTGATGGAACACGTCAACTACATCAAGCCATTGCCAATGGAACTTCACGTCTCTCGACCATCG actccaAGCCGCGACCGTGTCTACAAACTTCTGCCAAAGGATATTATTTTCTGTGCAGGACTCATGGACTCTCACGGTGAAAACTACGCT GCTATGGCTGCCGATGAACGTAACATCTTCAAGGACACCTCACGCGCACTTCAAAGAAAGATCCGCATTTTCAAg GAATCCCCACACTACCACACCTATCTCCGTGCAAAGGAGGAAAACCGTCCGATCGAGGAGGTCATTGCTGAGGCACAACACTAA